From the Triticum urartu cultivar G1812 chromosome 4, Tu2.1, whole genome shotgun sequence genome, the window ACTACAAGCCCCATTACTGGACCCAAATTCGAACTGCAGGATCACATTGCCGCTCTGGAAAAGAACATCTGCACTAATTGCTGGCTGGCTGCAGCAATTGACAAGAACAAGAACTGTAGCAAAGAATGGGGAAGAAAGATCTCACTCACAGGCGACGTCCGTAGACCCGGCTATGATCCGCTCAACGGTGTCGAAGACAAGCTTGCTATCCACAAGGTAGCCCACGAACCCTTCCATGCTGGGCATCCACTCCTCCACTTCATGgttgtcctcctcctcctcctcctcctcctcctcctccttcacTTCGTCGTTTCCCTCCTCGTCCATGTCGTCGTTGTCCTCCACCTCATCCTCCCTCGATTCATCGTCCTCCCCGGATCCGTCAGCCCTATTATTGCCCTTACGAGTAGTGCGCTTAGTGTTGCGGAGGCGCATGGCGACGAACCGCATCTCCTCGGCAACGCCCACCGCCTCGCCTGGGTACTGCCTCGGGTACCGCCGGGGTTGCGGAGGCACTGGCTGCGCCTCTGCCGGGGGCGAAGGGGCGCAGCGTGTTCTCGATAGGCTAAGCTTTCTGGGAGGGTGGAGAAAGCGGAAGTGATATGGCCGCCGGAGCGCCGCCGCCGAGGGGACGGCAATGGCGAGCGGCATGGTTATCCACTTGGACTTGGGAAAACAGTCCTCACTGTCACCACCGCTCCTATTCTCCGCTTCTTGCGAGAGATAGGGACCATCCGCCCCGCAAGGAGCCCCGCTACAGGGATGGCCTCATGGGCCGGCCATTTGTTGCTTTTGATTATTTTTCTGAAATTCGAGAAGAAAAGATTATTTTTCTGAAATTtgagaaaaataaaaataatattttttaaaatattaCAAAATGTAGAGAGATAAAATGATCCCAAAATCTTATAGAAAAACAGTTAGATGCTTGCTATctttgtgaaatctgtttctagTGTGTACAATTTTTGTTACACCATGCATGGAAAATCTTCATATAACCCTTCAAAATTGTTTTTGATGTCACTTGTGTAAAACACTGTTTGAGTTATATTACTCCCTCCAATCCATATTAATTATCGCtgatttaaaaaatattcatagTTTCTTTTATGTGTTGACCAATGAATGAATTCATCATACATCTGCAGTGGCGGAGACAGGGGGTGCCAGCAGGGGCCCTGGCCCCCCCTAACATCACGTTGTTGCTACTAAATTACTGATGAACAGTGCAGCATCATAATTTTTTTACTGATAAGCATCTACTTTTCTAAGATTTGGCCCTCCCCAACCTGTTTTAGTATCACTTGCCCCCCCCCTAATCCAAAGTTTCTGCCTCCGCCTCTGCATACATGCACCGGCCTCTGCATACATGCACCCTGCGCAGTGGTCGAGCTCGGTGTCGTAGCATGCATGAACTCCAATGAGCTTCCAAAGTTGCAAAATTTGCTGCAACGCCGGGAACATTGATCTAGCTAAAAAATCGGCTTGTTCAAAAGATTCTCACAATGTTGGAATAGGATAAATGAAATTAGAGTGTCATGTCATCTTGAATCCTATAGAAATTTGGATGGAGGAAGTTTGAGGGATTGAAAATTTTATTTCAAACAGAGTGCAAACAAATCTtaaggaaaaattcctaaggatatAATCCTACAACTCAAATCAAACGACTGACACAGGAACAAAACTAGGGATCCAAATCCTCCAAAATTCATGTAAAACTCTCCTAAATCAAAGGAGCCCTTAATTGGACCAAGCTAGGCTGCTCCCGTGTTTCTTCTCCTTAGTCCATAGTGGTAGCCAATAGCCCACAAGCGTAATTTCCTTCCTTGATGCTTGAGCCACTCACTGAAGGCAGAATCGAAGGAGGCAAATCCCATCTAACACGATGAGGCAGAATAGTCGCCCAATCACATAGGGTGAGCATGGTGGGTTGGTCCAACTTGAACCAAGACCAGGGGTCAGGCTCTCCTGCTGGGATCCTTGCACGCACTATCGTGCAGGGCCAACCAGCGGCCAACACGTGGCCTGGTGGACCCGACCACTAAAACAATCACACCCTATCTCTGTAATTACGAAAAATCAGCAAAACTGCCTTTCTTTCTCCCGCGTATCAACGGACTGCCGCCAAAATCTCCCACATCCTTTCTCCTCTCCATTGTGGATCACAGAAGAATAGATCAGGATCGATAGAGAATTGCCCTCTCACGTGGACCAGCATCTACGGTGTTCTTAGGCATGGAAGGAGCTCCCGCGACTTCATCATCCATAAGTTTGTTGTTGTGTCTTGAATCTGCAAATTATCAACACTCTCATCATATGGAGGAGACAAGATTAAACAGAAACAAAGGAAGAGCTTAATCTTTGACATGCAAATTAATCCTTGAGACTTAGCTCCTCGTACTTAATTCATCTTCCATAGGTCTGTTTCTTGTGGGTTTTTTTGTGCCAATTGTAATGATAGAGATTATTGTATCTAAGAAAAAGGAGAGTGTTTTGCTAATGCTCGTATGAATACAGTGTGATATTTGGCAAAATATGTTGTCCCATCTTGAAGTGATGTTTAGGTTTCACTATAACATGAGTCTGAATATCATGTTTTTTTACAAAAATGTGTCGTCCATGAACTAATTAGTATATGATATTTTGATGTTATGTAGATCATGAGACCACAAATGTGGGAGAGGCGGGTCGAAACATAGACGATTGTTACAGCAAAAGGTTAAAACCAGAGATAGGAATGGAATTTGAGAGTGAAGATATAGCATATGAGTTTTATAATGCATATGCAGGACATGTAGGTTTCAGTGTCAGGAAATTTTGGCATGATAAATCGTCAACGAATGTTATTCGAACAAAGAAATTTGTATGCTCAAAGGGAGGTTTCAAGGACAAGAGCAAGGAACAATGCCAGCGGAAGCGAGCAGATACAAGAGTTGGCTATCTGGCAGAGATGACCATCAAAATAAGTGCTAACGGAAAATATGTTGTAAGCAGCTTGGAGGATGCCCATAATCATGAACTCGTAACTCAAAGCAAAGCCCATCTACTGCGATCCCAAAGAAAAATTACAGAAGCTCAAAAGGCCCAGATTGACATATTGAATGATTCAGGTATTAGACCAAAATCTGGTCATGAAGTGATGACTAGGCAAGCAGGAGGTCGACAAAGTCTTTGCTTCGGTCACAAAGATTATAAAAATTATCTTCGATCAAAGCGTATGCAATCAATCCAAGAAGGAGATACAGGTGCCATTCTTCAATACCTACAGGAGAAGCAAATGGAAAATCCTTCTTTTTTCTATGCAATACAAGTAGATGAAGAGGATATGATGACTAATATATTCTGGG encodes:
- the LOC125551023 gene encoding probable inactive heme oxygenase 2, chloroplastic; the protein is MPLAIAVPSAAALRRPYHFRFLHPPRKLSLSRTRCAPSPPAEAQPVPPQPRRYPRQYPGEAVGVAEEMRFVAMRLRNTKRTTRKGNNRADGSGEDDESREDEVEDNDDMDEEGNDEVKEEEEEEEEEEDNHEVEEWMPSMEGFVGYLVDSKLVFDTVERIIAGSTDVAYVYFRKSGLERSASIEKDLEWFREQAIEIPEPSTFGSTYAAYLSELAGSSAPAFLSHYYNLYFSHTTGGLAIGKKTCDKILDGRLLEFYKWDSDPEILLKDAREKLNELSKHWSRKDRNLCLKEAAKCFQYMGRIVRLIVS